The genomic DNA AGGTCGGCGCCGTCCAGGCACATCGCGGTGACGATGCTGATGCCCAGGCCCATCGCCACGTAGCGCTTGATCACCTCCCAGCCGCCGACCTCCATCGCCACCGTGTACGGCACCCGGTGCTGGTGGAACACCATGTCGACCAGGCGGTAGGTGGTGAGCCGGCGTGGCGGCAGGATCAGGCCGTAGGGCGAGAGATCCTCCAGCGCCAGCTCGGCCTTTTCCGCGAGCGGGTGGCCGTGCGGGGTGATCAGCATCGGGTCGAAGCGGTAGACCGGCGCGTAGTCCAGATCGCCGGGCACGTCGAGCATCGAACCCACCGCAAGATCGACCGCGTCGCGGCGCAGCAGGTCCAGGCCGCCTTCGCCGGTCACGTTGTGCAGGTGCAGGCGCACCTCCGGCTGCGCCATCCGGTAGGCGGCGATGATCGGCGGCAGCAGGTGGAGGATGGTCGCGGTGCCGGCGGCGATCTGCAGCTCGCCGGCGTCCATGCCGCGCAGCTGGTCCCTGAAGGCCGTGGTCAGCCCGTCGAACTGCTCCACCAGCGGGCGCGCCAGCTCGTACAGCGCCTCGCCTTCGCGGGTCGGCACCAGCCGCCGGCCGCTGCGCTCGAGCAGGCGGACGCCGAGGTCGCGCTCGAGCGCCTGCAGCTGCAGGGTGACCGCGGGCTGGCTCAGGAACAGCGCCTCGGCTGCACGCGACACCGAACCGAGCCGGGCGACCTGGCAGAACGCCCGCAGCGGCTTCAGGCGGTCGCCCTTGTAGGCGAATACCGCGCCCGATCGTGCTGGATTGGCGGATTTTGGCGGCATATGAGTTCGCCTTATGCAAGCAATTGATAAAACTGCTTTGCCAAATACAGTACGCGAAAGGATGGTGGGGCTCGACCCCATGCAAGGAGCTTCGTATGTCCGCCGTCCTCAAGCCCGCCGCTGCGTGCGTCGAATATCCGGCCGACGCCGACGACCTGCTGCCACCCGGCGTCGGCGCGCTGCTGGCCGACCTGCATCGCCGCTTCGAACCCCGGCGGCAGGCCCTGCTGGCCGCGCGCGCCGCACGGCAGGCGCGTTTCGATGCCGGCGCGCTGCCGGATTTCCGCGCCGATACCCGCGCGATCCGCGAGTCCGCCTGGCGGGTGGCGCCGCTGCCGCCGGCGCTCGAGGACCGCC from Luteimonas sp. YGD11-2 includes the following:
- a CDS encoding LysR family transcriptional regulator — protein: MPPKSANPARSGAVFAYKGDRLKPLRAFCQVARLGSVSRAAEALFLSQPAVTLQLQALERDLGVRLLERSGRRLVPTREGEALYELARPLVEQFDGLTTAFRDQLRGMDAGELQIAAGTATILHLLPPIIAAYRMAQPEVRLHLHNVTGEGGLDLLRRDAVDLAVGSMLDVPGDLDYAPVYRFDPMLITPHGHPLAEKAELALEDLSPYGLILPPRRLTTYRLVDMVFHQHRVPYTVAMEVGGWEVIKRYVAMGLGISIVTAMCLDGADLAHLTARPLARWFPRRSYGVVMRKGKRPSPQARAFIELIKPDLFDADGARRGAHSDR